The nucleotide window TTGTTTTTGCTAATCAGCAAGTTGCTTCAGTGAATGTAGCAAAAATCAGGCACGAGTCACTATATATCACAGAAATAATcgagataaattagaaaattgtCCAGATACTGTAGGCTGCATTTAGTAAAGCCAGGCAGAGCAACGTCAGGCAGAAATTATTCTCTTTTGGAGTTACAGATAATGGATACACAAGTACAGATTGCAGTTTTGGTTTCACAAATGGAATTTGAGGGCAAAGGTGCAATTTGGTAATGAAAAGGTACAAATGGTATCTCTGTAGTACAGCACAGTGGAGAAGCTTCTAGAAGAAACTTTATATGTCGTGGCCATAAAAATGCTCCTAGTACGGAGGTGCTACAAATAACACGATACTAATAATGATACAATAATATATCATTGTCCCCAGGTTGTAGTAGGATAACTCAAGACCTTCCTGCATGGGCTTCTCCCTCACATGTTACCGGATTAGAAAGCGGTTTCTGTCCTGCTTCCCGAAAGGTCAGATATTTAGGTCTGAAGAAAGAGGCGGAGGCTACGAAAAGTTCTGGATATTATATAAAGGTAGAAACTGATAAAACCAGAAAATAGAGGCAGGAAAAACAGTGATAGAAGACAtggaatgcaaaagaaaaagagagaaagtaacaTTTATTGGCATCTATTTTGATGAAAGACACTGTGCTGAACACTTTGTATTCTCatgtttaattctcataataactCTAGGAGGTAGCTACAATGTGCAGATGACAAAATAGCACGCAGAAATATTAATTTCCACACAGCTACTAAGTAACACAACACAGATGCAAATTTCCACGTGACTTCACATTCCACTCTAGGCATTACCAGACCATTGGCAAAATTTCAAAATGAGAGATTGGCACAATCATCTAATAAAttgattttagaaataatatttgagaTGGACTTACATAAatatcagaagagaaagaaaaagatgaagagatTACTTTGAAACACCCTGATCATAAAAGCCAAGTATCTGCTAAGCAATCTGACTTGAGAAGGGTGCTGTAATCAAGGTTTTAATTCAATATCTCTTGATCTGTCTTCCTCATTATCCTCATCCACCCTATTTCCAAGGGAGCTATAGTGACCTCGCAAGTCATCACCCATGCATAAAAGAGTGGGTACTGAAATATCTTTCCAGTCCTGACAAGAAGGAATGCGGATGTGTTTGACATCTTCACTCCCGGGAATGAAGCCAAATAGCTGCTTTATGCGGTGCATGATGAGGAGCCGAGAGTGCTGCTCGGCTGCTTGTTCAAAGAGTTCTCTCTCATTCTGGAGGTGGCTGGTCCAGTAGCAATGTTGCAGAGAGGTGAGGGGAGAGCAGCACCTTGCCACACAGCAGGAGACTAAGACAGCAATGGTTGCCAAGGTGATCAAAATCCAACCCAGCATCTTCACatcattattaaaaagaaaaacaggaagtaTCAATACATCAAATATTCAAGCAACAGCCATGGGAGGAGGGATTCCTACAAACCTAAGAACTAAAATATGGGCATTAAATTTGCTTTTCCATCTTTAATATATCAACAACATTTTAATGATATGATTTGGAAATAGATCTGATGGAGGGCATAGGCCCAGCCATTTCAATTTGGTTTTTGAGTTACAAAGAAATTTGACCAGTTAACTTGGAATGGATTCAAAATACAGTCCTTGAAGTGACAGATGCTATAACCCACCAATTAACCTTACATATGATACATACCTTTCTTTGCTTTTAGTTCAACCTTCCTTCTCAACTCTCAGGTACAGGCCTATGCATTCTTtgagtgtttaataaatgtttgataatgTTGGTGACGAAAATGATATGATACATAATAATAGTAACCTTCTAAGGTGTCTTCAATGATGTACCAACAGGTGTTCATTGATATTTCTTCCTGAGTTGCTCTTTCCTCTTTTGCAGCTAAAAAGCAAGTCAGTGAACAGACTCATGTATCTAAATGTATTCTAAATAGCATagttggctgggtatggtggctcatacttgtaatctcagcactttgggagttcaggcaggtggatcacttgaggccaggagttcgagaccagccaggccaacatggtgaaaccctatctctactaaaaatacaaaaattagtcgggcatggtggcacatgcctgtaattccaggcactcaggaggctgaggcacgagaactgcttgaacccagaacgcagaggttgcactgaacccAGATCATGCCATAAAAATGctctggtgacagagagagactccatctcaaaaaaaaaaaaaaaaaaaaaaaaaaaagacaaaaaaaataaatagcatagtCACTGTGTCATGTAGTacattattgttttccttttcatttccctTGTCCTCAAATAATCATTTGCTGACCAGTTTCATTATGTGTCTTTGAAACatactttaaaaggaaaatgaactaGTTTTTGAGACTATTTAGAGTTGGCTTTTAAAGATTGACTCAAATGGCTGTTTTTTATtcttagaatctttttttttcttttcattttactgttttcaatattttgcaCTTCTTATGTTAAGTGAGAGTAGTAAGTTCCACATATTTGGGGATGGTAGCAGTATGCAGTCACAGTCTGGGTATTGAAGGCCTCTTCTGCATCTTATGATTTATCAACAGGCCTGGAGTTTCCAGTGTGTGCACAGTGGGATAGTTGTACTCTATGGAGGTTAAAACCTACAAAGTGATATTTATTACCATTTAACTAAATAGAGGCCAGCATGGCGGAGGAAAAGCCATCCCAGATGCCCATTAATCTATAAACAATCATTTACTGAGCTCCAGGTTGACCTTCCCCCGTGTGTAATACATATGCTTGGTTATGGGGAATGCAGATGTGAATAATTAAAGATGCATTCATTTTCTCTGTGATTTTTAAGCCTGAAAAGGGAGACAAATGAGCAAGCCAAGAAATATGACACAATGGGATAGTTTTTGATATGAGTAATCAGAGCACCCGAGGAAGCACAATGGAATGAACTCACTTAAGGGAAAGGAGTATCAGGGAATACTTCCCAGAGGAGATAATGCAAAAGcctaaattattaaaaagaagttcACCAGATGCAAGAAGGTAAAGCGAGTTCtaagaaggtaaagaaaaatagCATGAATAGTTGGCAGAACCTCAAGACATTTGGACTCACATGCTCGTAGGAGTCATGTAAAAGTGGTCAAGGGCAAGATGTTGAAGCCTTGTATGTTATGCCAAGAAATTGGGTTTGTTCTTAGGCTAGTAGAAAATCACTGAAGGGCTTCATATGCAGTAGGGAAAGGATCTCATCATTCAGTTTGGACTTAGAAAGATATTTTTGGCATATGTCTAGAAGGTAGATTGAAATGGGGTGAAGTTAATGTCAGGAAGATATTTTAGAATGGGGCATAGGCAAAGAAGATAAGTGAATTTAAGGCGATTTTGTCTCACAAAAATCTAActgaaaaaataacatattaatgAAATGTGATTGAAGGTTGAGACAGTCACAGAAGACGGCCTAGTGAAAAGGAAATAGCATGATCTTGGGATATCTTGATCCAGTTTATTAGCCCTGAATTATACAAGTTACATAAACTTTTTGAGCTTTGatttacttatctgtaaaatgcgGTAGTAATATCCATCTCTCAATATTATCAGAACTAGAATTaagatatgaaatatttatacagtATATGAAAAGTACATCAATAAATGTAAGTTTTGTTGTCACAAAACCAAACAACCTACTGGCAATGGTACTCAGAACTGTAAAAGTGTCTTTTCACAGAAATTTGTGTATGCAtttaataacacattttattttgactttaagAAAATCTTACCAATGCGTATTACAATTTAGCTTTTCTTaagcaagaaaattattttaagttatactttattgattttctgaattttcacatatttttacaTAGCTCCTCTGAGCATTAGGGctagtattttaaaagttaagacaGAGCATATCTAATggtatttctaactttttaaaaactgggccATATTGCAATAACTTGATATTCTGTGTCTTGATGGTAGCTTTTCCCGACTAAATAACTTTAGCATTTCTAAAATGTAGTAACTCTAAGATTACCAGTGAAAAAATATGCATGCCTTTGCAATAAGTAGTTTTAAAAAGCTATGCTTTTACTATATGACAGTGGTTTCAGAATGTGTTTTTTCCTCAAATCCCTTGGAGAAATTGACGACAGCCAATGTCACTCTTTCTACTGACAAAATGCACAAtagcactttaaaaatttaaCCTATAAATGTAGTAGGGTTCAGGCTTTCTTCCCACCCCACTCTACTTTCTGACATAAACCTATCCATAGACACCAAATTTAGAATCACAActggaattatttttcattataattaagCTCCCTATAATTTTAGATGAGATAGTAATACATTAGAATGCATATTTaaaggcggggcgcggtggctcaagcctgtaatcccagcactttgggaggccgagacgggcggatcacaaggtcaggagatcgagaccatcctggctaacacggtgaaaccccgtctctactaaaaaaatacaaaaaactagccgggcgaggtggcgggcgcctgtagtcccagctactcgggaggctgaggcaggagaatggcgtaaacccgggaggcggagcttgcagtgagctgagatccggccactgcactccagcctgggcgatagagcgagactctgtctcaaaaaaaaaaaaaaaaaaaaagaatgcatatttAAGAATAAAGATGGGATTTactaatatagtaaatatgtaaatatgaatatttactaATATAATATTCATTATAATATCTAAAATCTATTGTTCTTAATATAGATTCTAGAAATCATATCAAACACTTCCAATATATTGGTAAATGtattcctcacaacaaccccatgtGGTAGGTGCcattaatatccccattttactcaAGGTTTTGCAGGTTAATAAGTGGCAAAGCAAGACTAAAACTCAGTTCtgctgactccaaagcccaaCATGCTAACTATGTATATTCGCTCAGTAGAACTCACTTTGATGAACAGTATCTAGTATTGTATTCTATAATCAGAGAATATGAGAAGCAGTAGGAATCTGCAATGTTTCCAGTGACTGTAGTTCTATGGGATAACATAGCAGGGGGGAAAAAATCTACTTACCTGTGACTGGTATCTGTGCAGAAGAGCTATTTCATCTCTTACTAGGATCACGTCAGAAGGAGCTGATCTGCAACATGGAAACCCAGCTAGGATCTCTTCTCGTTTGCTGGCACTGACATTATCAAATATTGGGTAATGGTCCACAGATGCAAATTCACTTGCTGCACATTCATAGTACGTGCCTGTCAGCAGGGTCACCGCCAGCCAGGTTAAAGGAGCAACAACTGCCCTCCCAGTGATGCTGAAGAACCTAAGGCAAGCCAGCTTGCACTCTAGGGGGCTGATTCTCCTGTATGGAGGGACACAGCTGCAGCAGTATTCACCGGTAATTGTCCACATTTGGCTTCTCAGAGCAAAGCCAGCAATCAGAAGGATCAAGGCAGGAATGACAAGAAAAGCAGAACCATAATAGAAATTTTTTCCAACCTGACAAGGACAGCTGAATGTGGAAGAGGAGAAGAGCTGTTGCCCACCAGCAGTCAAAGCTGCAATTAAAGAATTGATAAATATACCATTTCTCTGCAGAGAAGACACAATACTGTTGAGAGTTGGGCACATCGTGGGAAGCTCTTACACAAATCAGCTTGTGGCCCTTTCTGATCATTAGACTCCGCCAGCTATAACCATTTTATGGGATCTTACTGGTTTAACTGGTTGTGTCAAGTGATCCAACATCCTTACATGTTTAAAGGATTCTAGCATCTTTCCTTGTGTACTTTGAAAACGCTGAGCTCAGATTGATTACAGCTGAAAGAAATTGAGAGCAAGCTCCTTTAGGTATGAGTGAAGggaggaatttcttttttttactataaTTAAAAAGGAGGCTCGCTTAGAAAGCAGGCTGCCTCCATCTTTCTGTGTGCTGCTTTGTATGACACAAAATGCTGAGCACCAGCAAATAGAGCATTGAAAGCAAAACGAGACATTCTTAACCTTGTACTAGACCAGCATCTTGTcaccataaaattataataaaattattaatggaaATTATTAAATACTAGAGCAATCCAAAATTTAGGGCTGGCTGGAATGTTCCTAAGGGTTCTGCTAGAAGAGCTCAAAAGATTTCCCGAAGGAAAGAACAAGGCTAGATGCCCCTAAAGCCAAATCACAACAAAATATTCTAACTttgcataaaaattttaaatctgctTGCATTCACAGAATATTGCTATGTGCTGCTTAAAAATTTAAGTTGCAGATTTGCTTATAGGTATCTTTTTGTTatatgaaaatatgatttttttttttttttgagacagagtcttgctctgttgcccaggctggagtgcagtggcccgatttcggctcactgcaagctccgcctcccagggttcacaccattctcctgcctcagcgtcccgagtagctgggattacaggcgcctgccacctcacccagctaatttttttgtatttttagtagagacggggtttcaccgtgttagccaggatggtctcaatctcctgacctcgtgatctgcccaccttggcctcccaaaggctgggattacaggtgtgagacaccacacctggccgatatttggtttttaataaagttatatatctgaaaacaaaaagtaagatgtaagatgttttctttgtgtatttaaccagtaaatatttattatagaatttCAATATAAAGGGCACCGAAATAGGTTTGACTGGGTTTATACAAAGTGAATATGATATACATTTCTCTTCTCAAATAAACTTTTAACTGAACATGGTTAAACACATAATTAGTGAATGGAAAGGTAGTACTGAGAAATTCACCCAAAATGCagtataaacaaacaaagaaataaaataattatttttgaaaacagttaAGCAACTCTACAATATGTCTAGTAGGAGttctggaagaaaaaaggaaggaatagaaaggcaatatttgaagaagaaataacTGAGAACTTTGCAGAATCAAAGAAAAGTTCTTACATCCGAAGAATGTTGGGTATTCTGAgcaatatacagaaaaataaatgcacaacTAAACACAGAGTAAAACTGCAGAATGTGAAAAATAGAGATTCTTTAAAactatcagaaagaaaaaaacagataacctacaaaaGAAGGGCAATGActgacagcagacttctcatcagTAACAGTAAAGACCAGAAGACATTATCTTCAGAGTGCTTAATACCAGCCAAACTATCATTCAAGACTGAGCAAAATAAGGACACATCAAGGCTAAGGGAATTTACCATCCACAGAACCTCATTAGGAGGGTTACTAAAGGATATattacagcaaaaagaaaaatgagccctGAGGAGAGACACAGAAGCAAAAAATAATGATGGGCACAAgtataatcttttaaaagtcCATTCACTTCagaaataactaatttttatttcaaaagtaacaACTAAggcaatatattattataataagatGTCACTACATATCTACTAAAATGTCCAATATAAAAAGACTAGCcataccaaatgttggcaaggaggCAGAGCAACTGAAATTCTCATATACTcatggtgggaatgtgaaatgaagtaaacaatttggaaaattgtcattttatttaaaaggtagCCATACATCTGCCATATAACATAAGCACTTGTCTCCTAGTTACttacacaagagaaatgaaagcacatgTCCACATgaaaacttgcacatgaatgtcCATAGCAACCCTATTTAGaatagccaaaagctggaaacaacccaaatattcatcaacaaaGGAATGAATCAACAAAGTATTATACATTCATAcaaaggaatactactcagcaaaaaaaaaaaaaaaaaaaaaaaaaaaaaaaaggataaaacgATTGAAAGTAacggcaaaaaccacaattacatttGTGCCAACCTAATATATATTAGTAACATGAAtgaattcagaaataattttctggatgaaataattcaggaaaagtacatagtgtatgattcttttaatgtaaaattttaggaaatgtaaattaatctaTACCGACAGAAAACAGACCAGTGCTTGCCTAGGAAGTCTGGAAGTAGGGATAAGAAGAGAGAGATTACAAAGGAATATGAGAAATATCCCTTTGTAATTCTGGGGTTGTATCAACTTGTGCCGCGGAATTTTAATTTAAGGAGGTGACTGAGTGACAACACAAAGAGGCCAAtgccatttaaataatttattgccACATAAGATCATGGGGGCACATCAGGTTTGGTCAAGGGACAAGAGGTGGCAGGGAAAGCCTAGCTAGAGCCTCTATTGGGCACTGTGTGGAAAAGGCAAGGGAGGTCAGGGAAGACACTTATGGTTGGCTCACTTAAACAATTCTGATTGGCCTTGGGGCACAGAGGCTATCCCTGTGACCTGGGATATTGCCTGTGACCTGGCCATAGTTTATTTAAGGGAGGGTAAATATTGGCTTGGTAAATGAAAATTAGATAAGGAAGTGGTTCAGATTATGGGCTTTGATCACAGGGGTGATGTAAGCAACTTGGCCATTATTTGACCTTGTAATTAATGGATGCCgaatagacaaatacagaatctGAGAAAACTCAACTAGAACagggatgatggaaatgttaattacattgatttatttggTGGCTTCCGGGGTATAAGTGTAATcactaaaa belongs to Macaca thibetana thibetana isolate TM-01 chromosome 4, ASM2454274v1, whole genome shotgun sequence and includes:
- the CALHM4 gene encoding calcium homeostasis modulator protein 4 isoform X2, whose translation is MAPRSAKETFRINPNVAGNLSAPSDVILVRDEIALLHRYQSQMLGWILITLATIAVLVSCCVARCCSPLTSLQHCYWTSHLQNERELFEQAAEQHSRLLIMHRIKQLFGFIPGSEDVKHIRIPSCQDWKDISVPTLLCMGDDLRGHYSSLGNRVDEDNEEDRSRDIELKP
- the CALHM4 gene encoding calcium homeostasis modulator protein 4 isoform X1, which codes for MCPTLNSIVSSLQRNGIFINSLIAALTAGGQQLFSSSTFSCPCQVGKNFYYGSAFLVIPALILLIAGFALRSQMWTITGEYCCSCVPPYRRISPLECKLACLRFFSITGRAVVAPLTWLAVTLLTGTYYECAASEFASVDHYPIFDNVSASKREEILAGFPCCRSAPSDVILVRDEIALLHRYQSQMLGWILITLATIAVLVSCCVARCCSPLTSLQHCYWTSHLQNERELFEQAAEQHSRLLIMHRIKQLFGFIPGSEDVKHIRIPSCQDWKDISVPTLLCMGDDLRGHYSSLGNRVDEDNEEDRSRDIELKP